The proteins below come from a single Heptranchias perlo isolate sHepPer1 unplaced genomic scaffold, sHepPer1.hap1 HAP1_SCAFFOLD_1045, whole genome shotgun sequence genomic window:
- the LOC137307561 gene encoding zinc finger protein 268-like — protein sequence MEKPWKCGDCGKGFNYPSRLEIHQHSHTGERPFTCSVCGKGFAHSSTLLTHQRVHTDERPFKCSDCEMRFKSKINLLIHQRTHTGERPFTCSVCGKGFTISSSLQTHQRVHTGERPFKCSDCEKRFKCKRNLLTHQCTHTGERPFTCSVCGKGFTQSSLLLTHQRVHTGERPFTCSVCGKGFTQSSLLLTHQRVHTGERPFTCSVCGKGYTRSSTLLTHQRLHSDERPFKCSDCEKRFQSKSNLLSHQRTHTGERQFICSVCGKGFTWSSELLTHQRVHAGERPFKCSDCEKRFKSKIELLRHQRTHTGERPFICTVCGKRFTQSSILLTHQRVHTGERPFTCSLCGKRFTRSSILLTHQRVHSDERPFKCSDCEKRFKSKINLLIHQRTHTGERPFTCSLCGKRFTQSFILLRHQRVHSDERSFKCSDCEKRFKSKIELLRHQRTHTGERPFICTVCGKRFTQSSNLLKHQRVHTGERPFTCSLCGMRFTRSFILLRHQRVHSDERPFKCSDCEKRFKSKFNLLTHQRTHTGERPFSCSVYGKGFAGSSTLLKHQRVHTGERPFTCTLCGMRFTRPSNLLRHQRVHSDERPFKCSDCEKRYKSKFNLLTHQRTHTGERPFTCSVCGKGFAWSSSLLKHQRVHTERPLNVLTVGRDLKSETNC from the coding sequence atggagaaaccgtggaaatgtggggactgtgggaagggattcaattacccgtccaggCTGGAAATTCATCaacacagtcacactggggagaggccgttcacctgctccgtgtgtgggaagggattcgctcattcatccaccctgctgacacaccagcgagttcacactgatgagagaccttttaaatgttctgactgtgagatgaggtttaaaagcaaaattaatctgctgatacaccaacgtacccacactggggagaggccgttcacctgctccgtgtgtgggaagggattcactatttcatccagcctccagacacaccagcgagttcacactggggagagaccttttaaatgttctgactgtgagaagaggtttaaatgcaaaaggaacctgctgacacaccaatgtactcacactggggagaggccgttcacctgctccgtgtgtgggaagggattcactcagtcatccctcctcctgacacaccagcgagttcacactggggagaggccgttcacctgctctgtgtgtgggaagggattcactcagtcatccctcctcctgacacaccagcgagttcacactggggagaggccgttcacctgctctgtgtgcgggaagggatacactcggtcatccaccctgctgacacaccagcgacttcactctgatgagagaccttttaaatgttctgactgtgagaagaggtttcaaagcaaaagtaatctgctgtcacaccaacgcactcacactggggagagacagttcatctgctctgtgtgtgggaagggattcacttggtcatctgagcttctgacacaccagcgagttcacgctggggagaggccttttaaatgttctgactgtgagaagaggtttaaaagcaaaattgaactgctgagacaccaacgcactcacactggggagagaccgttcatctgcaccgtgtgtgggaagagattcactcagtcgtccatcctgctgacacaccagcgagttcacactggggagaggccattcacctgctccttgtgtgggaagagattcactcggtcatccatcctgctgacacaccagcgagttcactctgatgagagaccttttaaatgttctgactgtgagaagaggtttaaaagcaaaattaatctgctgatacaccaacgtacccacactggggagaggccgttcacctgctccttgtgtgggaagagattcactcagtctttcatcctgctgagacaccagcgagttcactctgatgagagatcttttaagtgttctgactgtgagaagaggtttaaaagcaaaattgaactgctgagacaccaacgcactcacactggggagagaccgttcatctgcaccgtgtgtgggaagagattcactcagtcatccaacctgctgaaacaccagcgagttcacactggggagaggccgttcacctgctccttgtgtgggatgagattcactcggtcattcatcctgctgagacaccagcgagttcactccgatgagagaccttttaaatgttctgactgtgagaagaggtttaaaagcaaatttaatctgctgacacaccaacgcacccacactggggagaggccgttctcctgctctgtgtatgggaagggattcgctgggTCATcaaccctgctgaaacaccagcgagttcacactggggagaggccgttcacctgcaccttgtgtgggatgagattcactcggccatccaacctgctgagacaccagcgagttcactccgatgagagaccttttaaatgttctgactgtgagaagaggtataaaagcaaatttaatctgctgacacaccaacgcactcacactggggagaggccgttcacctgctcagtgtgtgggaagggattcgcttggtcatcctccctgctgaaacaccagcgagttcacactgagagacctttaaatgttctgactgtgggaagagatttaaaatcagaaacgaactgctga